The DNA sequence AGGTGCAATCAATGAACCGCATCATTTCCTAAATAATTTCTGCAAACAATCTACTAACCTAATGTTAATGCTGATGCACTCAAGGACCCTCAATAAAAGCCAGTGGCTCAGGCTGATTCCTCATTCCCACAACCTGCTCCTTTACTGTGCAGACCAGCTGTGAGTCTCCAGGTGTTTTGTGTCTTGAATTACCGACCGGAATTGACTGTCACTGTCAGGATGGCACTTTCAGAGTGGACCAGTGTTTTCCTGGGAGAAGCCAAAGGTGTCCTGCATGGAGACACTTGGAATCTGGAGTTTGATCCCTCTATTCGAGCCAACACTCCAGAGCCAGGATGGAAGGAATACATCAGTAACACCAGTGCAAGGTCAGTGAACTGGACTTAAATTATCTAGACGATACAGGCCGTCTATACAGTCTAATGTACAGCACATATGTGATTCTCTCTTAATATTTTGGACTAGAAAAGAATTAGATTATACAAGTGAATAAACATGTGTatgatgaaaagagagagagattaaataATGTAGTACTCAGCAGTTGTGTGAGACATTAAGACATGAGGACAGGCCTGTTAAAGGAAACATACAGATATAATTTACACCAACACTACATGACATTACTTTTGCTGTGATTTAGAAAATAAGTGTCATCTTAAAGGTTTCAGTGCACCCGGTGTCAAAGGATGAAGGATGTAGAGAAGGCATCTGCAACAGAGAGTGAGCTGAGCTTTGTCAATCTTCAGCTTTAGGTTGTTCTTTATAACAgcataaaacaaatgttcacatttgtttaatttgatttaatttgatgtGATGCTTCTTGACCTAAGCTTTTTCTGTCCATGTACACTGTACTCTGAGCTTGAACCAAAGACTCTTGAGTGGCTCCACTTGTCCACATCGTGGTGCGATCCAAGTGCAATCAATGCACCACATAATTCCATAATTTCTGCAGAGGTTAACCTAATGATCATGATCATTCACGGACACTTGCACATTTCATTACTTGGACAGGATTCACAACTAACTATGTAGACAGTAGGTCATGGCATAAGTGTTTTGTATCATTGTAGTATTGTTGTGAATATTGTTAATGCAAATTTTGTTGAAATACCAACAccaacttgttttgttttggttgtttcttTTACTTGGGGAGTGGGAATAGTGGGCTGAGTAACCTGCTACCCACTTAAAATGCTTCAAGCTTTACTCATTTTGTTAGCCTTTAAAATTCCACAATTGGTTGACCTCCAGTAGGTGGGTAAGAAAGTGGTGGGTAGAtggtttggttggtttgttgGTAGATGAGGGCTGAAACCAGAGGACGCCTGTTTTCATTCCCTGTTATTTGCATCTGACCAGCAGGTGTGACATCGATGCTGCTGTGGGCACATGCCACTATCTCCAATTCACACATTGAGGACCAAAACATAAACTATGGTTTTAATGTGCTTTGAATGAAACCACCTGCAGGGAAAGTTACTCGCATTATTTGCCAGTAGCACTATGTATATCTTTGCTGGACTGAGGACTGgattaaacactgaggtttaGTGTTTagtcttttacattacattacatgtcatttagcagacgcttttttCCAAAGCGTCTTACAATGGAGTCTTGCAAGAGTTAGTTTCTCAGATAAGTAGCAGCTGTCTTTTCTGTCTGCCATTTGTAACACAAACTATTATTTCCTCTCCAGGCATAAGAAACCAAAGACAGATAAACACTTGATGTTTAATGTCATGGCATCCAAGGTAAAATATCTTTTCTTGCTGCATATTCTGAATTTGACATATTACCTCAGCATTGGCTGTTACATACTGTAAGTGATCATGTTTTCCTGTCTAATTTATCAATCAATAACAGTTTCTAATCTGTGTTCACTATAGCGACTGATTTTAATCTCCATGATGTGGTTTCTAATGCAAGGTAagtgttatttatataaagcTCTTATACAAGTATTTGTATACTGTGTCCAACATCTCTCACCAGCAAAGCAGCATCACACAAACCAGGAAATCACATAAGTCAAATCATGTAACCATAGCAACTTTTGAATTTTGCCAGCAGCTCCATGCAGTGCCTTCACAGTGAATTGCTCTGAGCCAAACCAACCTGCCCTTTTGAAGGCTCTGACTCCACTGTTTAACCTGAGCTCCATACGACCTGTCATGAACACATCAACAAGTACCAACGTCAACATTAGCTTCATCATTTATGGAATATTAGGAGTGGtaagtttacatcttataaaaaaacaacaaccaagaaATCTCTATGAGGAGTTTAGGTGTAGGTGTATAATTAaggattatatttttattaatgaGTAAAAATCCTTTGGGCTGCTGTCTACAAACACATTCTTATAAGGATCCATGTGTTGAAATTGTTACTCTTGTCTTCCAGGATGAAAAGTCTCAACTCTTGATGACATACCTTTGGCTCTATCATGTAAGTCCTGCATTCACCCATTTCCAGGCAGTGATGATGTAGCAGTAGAGTTGTGTGATCAAGTGTAGCGTCTGCTCTGTGCGCTGACAAcaggtttgttgttttagaagTGGATTAACGAGTTTATCAGCTGGGATCCAATCCAGTGCGGCTCAGACAATATTACTCTCCTCAAAAAAAATTTGTGGGTGCCAGATATTGTGATCGAGCAATTGTaagtctgtttatttattttcattttaaacatatagctttattttcatatttaaactCAGCAGAGAAAGTTAAGACTCCTAAACTTCTGCTCAAGGTGCcacattttctctgctttttttacCCATCTTGCAGCATGGATGATAACGAGGCCCCTCATGTTCCATATGTGTACTTATATAGCAatggtttggtgtgggagtctCGACCGGCCAGAGTTGTGAGCTCCTGTAACCTTGATATTTATACCTTCCCATTCGACATACAGAATTGCACTTTGACTTTCAACTCCTACCTCCACGAGAGTAAGAAAACTcaactttgatttttttcagttttcttggCAAGTTTGGACAAAAGCTTCCACCAGTTTTAATAAATCTAAAGTAACTGCTGAGTAAGATTTGTATGGACAAGAagctatgaatgaatgatgaactgatattattttctatttcaggGTAGAAATTACATCTATTGCATTGTTGTgcattttgttactttttatcACCACAATGATGTTTGATATCAACACAGAGAAAAGTATGATGCAAAGTGGAAATGTCAGTTTGAGTCAGTTATTGAAAATGCATGTgggacaggtttttttttgttgattacAGTGATGATCTTAGGGGTTGATACCTtcgtgtgtttgtctgtcctcAGAGGAAGACCTAGATGTTTCCCTGGAAACATCTGTAGAGCACATAATGGAACGCTCCAGACATTTTATGACCACAGTGGGAGAATGGGAGCTGCTGGATATCGACGCCTACAAACAAAGGGACAATGATTACAATGAAGTTAGATGTCATGTACGTTGATGGTGCTGTCTGTAAAATGctctaaatacacaaaaatggcattttaCACTCAGATTGTAAGAGTGCACATTTGGGTTAAAAACTATGTTATGAATTTGACTTACTGGAGTGCATAATTCTAAGATATTCAAACATTGTTATACAGCaacagtaaatatgtgtgtcaaaatacaGTTTATCATTCGATTCCCTTCACAGATTCAAAAAACCTGAGCAGGAAattgacaataaaacacatttagggAAAACTTAGTTATAGTTTAAGATTAGTTAAATTCTGCTTGAGTTGTGTGATTTGATGCTTTAGCCCGCAGCTGAATGTTGACAGCATGCTCATTGTCTTTTGAGTTAATAAGAGCCTTATGGTACAATAAATACTCTGCCAGCCAGTGTCCAATCgtgaatttaaatattattttataaagtaaataatgattAATACAGTGTACTGGTTGAGCAACtatacattttccattttcaatttacattttctgtacAAATGGTTCCTGACAAACCTTTTTCCTTCATCTTGCTTCTGTAGATCAGACTGAGGCGCCGAGCGACGCTGTACGTTGTGAACCTGCTGATTCCCAGCATCTTCCTCATCACCATTGACctcttcagtttcctgctgccTCCACAAAGTGTGGACAGATCCTCCTTCAAGATGACCCTCATCCTGGGCTACACCGTCTTCCTGCTCATCATGAACGACCTGCTGCCCACAACTGGACACGCTGTACCACTCCTAAGTTAGTGGTTTTCAGAGAAAGCACATGTTTGAGAGTGTTTGGtccttttaaatataattatgaGCATATAACTATGTATACATGAAACTAATATTAATATaactgtgtgaaatgtgttgacttatattatttaaaaaccaATACTTTTCAGTTTTCACCTCACTGAAGAATTCCTGGACGTCCAGTAATCAGCTAATAACAGATAAAGACAGTTGGAGCAAAGCCAgtctgggattggcacagcagctccatgtggaggataaattgaTGTAAACCTTTATTGTTGAGGGGTCCATGTCCCACCTGTCtcgttgtttgtttctttgctttacATCAGAtgtgttcttctctctctgcctggCTCTGATGGTTGGCAGTCTATTGGAGACAATCGTCATCACCAACCTGCTGTGCGGCTCTGTCAAAGTCTCTCCAGTTCCTCACTGGATCCAAGTGCTCGTTCTTCAGATTTTaggttttcttgttttcctgcCACGCAAAGCTAAAAATTCAGGTATTTATCTTATTAGTGGTTAAACACAGTAtaaaatataagtataaatcaGAGATTTCCAAGTTTTAATTCACAAGAAATAGTTTAAGCATGATAGTTGATCATAAACTTTGAGGAAAGGGAGGAGGCAATACTGAAAACTGtctggatttcttttttatttttttatatatagacATGGAGCAAAATGTTGCAGTGATAAAGCTTGATGCTGTTGAGGGACCTCCACAGGAGAAGGGGCCAGTGGTGGAGGACAGGGTCGTGCAGGAGCTGAGAAGCCTGGCTACTGACGTCCAGGCTCTCCGCCTCcaggtggagcagcagcagcttgatgGAAGCCAAAGCTCGGAGGATTGGATCCAGGTGGGTTTCATCATAGACCGCCTGCTGTTCGGCATCTACATCCTCTTCATATCAGTCAGCTTCATTACCATCATCATTATCTGGCATAACTCATACAGTCAGTAAACAactgctttgtgttttaaaatggttCCATTCATGTGAATAGTGACCTGATAGTGACTCAAATGTTTCAGTTATGaacaatgtcattttgttttcttggagAAACATTGCTTTAGCACTTATGGTTTATTCTACACTTCTACAATGTACTAATGTTTAGCGCAACAATCGCTCATTATATTATATCtagtcattttttaaattattagatTTGATGTGGAAttgtattcaaaataaaagtacttgAACAaaattctgtctgtttttgattgacatttatttcaagCATAAGAATAATGCCCTTCAAGAATTATGAAATGGTGATCAAAGATTCAactcctcaaaaacaaacataaatactgATAATGCGTTCCACTCAAATGGGAACAGTACACATTACGGTACATAATCAATGTCACAAGGTACGTGGATAGGGACTGAGGTTGAACACAGATTTTAAGCGATGTGGTCTTGCTCACTGTCTTCATATTTGATCCttaatgttttggttgtgttcaAATTCACCGCTGCATCAAGAGTCTGTGAAATTACATAAGTAAGGGGCAGGTAACAACATATGTCTTCATGTACTTGAGGATAAGTTTCATCTAAAATCCCCacaatacatatacacatgtataattAGCTGATTCTGCACTTCAAAATGATTTTCAATGCCTATTTATCTTGAAAAATTGACAAGTTTCACCCAATTTATCTGTAACTCAGTATTTGTGAAGAAAACTTTACACGACAGCTCTTACCACCAGGagaccgcacacacacacgcacacacacacacacacacacacacacaaacagccactTGTGTCccaatgttaatgtttttagtGCTGCCTGCTGAAAGTCAAGCCTTCTGAGCTTctgttcatcttcatctttcttCCCATGCACGGTGAGTAAAGCTCCATTATTGATTTTCATAGGATAGTCAGATATGCTGCAGTTAGGATTCAAgtcactttaatttaattttttattcatttttgatcAATGTAGTTCTCCCTGTCTCTTCTCTTCATCAACTTAACCAAAAATAAGCACATGGACCAACAACAGCAGTGTACAACTGATTCTAACTCCCAGGGGTTGATTTGTTGAAAAATAAAGCGAGTGAGTGTTTACAACttctaaaaaagaaattgtTGTATAACAAACATGAGTGTCCATATTCCccggtttttttttctacatccGTTAATTTATATTCTTCTATTCACAAGACTTTAAAAGAAtatacttttctttatttttttaactttatttagtTGTTAATTTGAGTTGGGAAATGTTCTGGGATCTAGTGTTTGCTATTCATAATTATTATAGATTTGATTATAATCTGATTTGATTAattttctttgtaaatatgGAAGTAAAAGTGAGGGAGGTAAATTCATTTAATGCACTTGATGATTCATTCTTAAAAATAAATCGGTTTATCTAAAATAGATTCGAAAGACACTCGTCTAGATCATTTAATAAATAGCACTGTATTATTAACTGGTGTGAGTTCATTTTCACCTTTTAGATCTATGACTTAACTTTAGAAAGTCATagattttggtgtgattttgcattcatttgattaactaacttcattttgttcatttctaGGTTATCAACCTATACGTACTGTATTCAATGATGTCAATAAAGGGATGAAAGTTGTATGGAATTGTTCGGTGTCCTCTGTTTCCCTCtatgcctaaaaaaaaaaaacaaaaaaaaacaacaacatagtttttgtacttttaatttaaattggGTCAGATTAGGTTAGTGGTTGTGGTTCTGCTTAAATCCAGAGAGAATTAGTGTTAGTGTTTATTGCAGTCTCCCATTAAGTTGCAcaaacatgtatacatgtatgttcAGTGCCAGCAGGAGCTCTCTTTGCACATGGTCACGTCGTTGGTCGTTTTTTCCCTCAGAAACATCGAGCATGAGTCCAACTGTCGGCATCATCTCAGGTTTACTCCTAATGTCAGGTaacaattcacctttttattacTGTGagtaatttgtgtgttttaggctggggtgtaggttttgatcatgtcctggatgtaggctggaccggatccgtttgtagcatggaacacaAGCAATATAGTCTTGAAGCAGATGTGAGCAGCGGAGGGAGCAGTGTAGTATGAGAGAACTTTGGTAAGCTGAAGACCAGttgagctgctgcattctggatgagctgcagaggtcgtatggcacatgcagggagaccagccaggagagCGTTGCAGtagagatgacaagagcctggaccagaacctgtgccgctttctgggttagaagaggccgtatccttctgatgttgtgcaacatgtatctgcaagatcaaGCTCACACCCAGGTTGCGGTATGAGAGGGAGCTGGGGGTGAtcgtcaggtctgtggtgggagagccctttcctggaaGGAAAAGAAACTCTGTCTTGTCGAGATAGAGTTTCAAGTGATTGTCACACATTCATTGAGAGATGTCAGTCAGACAAGCAGAGTTCCGTTCTGCTATGTGTGTTTTGGAccggggaaaagagagaatgagttgggtgtcatcagcgtagctgtgataggagaAACCATGAGAATGAAtgacagaaccaagagagttggtgtacagagagaagaggagagggcccaggacagaaccctgaggaTCCCAGTAGTTAGAGGACAAGGTTCcaacacagatcctctccaggttactctgtatgttcggttttgaagataggatgagagtaggacaggtgcagagcctgagacacctagttcctgaagggaggaagtaaggatctggtggttaactgtgtcaaatgctgcagaaaggtcctagAGGAAAACACCTCAGGGAAGCCCTACCTGAACACCCCTACTGTAAGGAACCATGGACTTGTAATTGACCCGACTTGTCATTTGACTCTCACATACAACAAGTCTGTAACTCAGCCTTCTTCCTCCCGCGCAATAtaacaaaaatcagaaacatcCTGACATTCAAGGTTGCGGAAAAGCTTGTTCCTGCCTTTATTTCGTCTAGACTAGATTACTTTAACTCATTATCAGGATGCTCTACAAAGTCTCTGAGGAGTCTTTGATTGGTTCAGAATGCAGCAAAAGGGGTACTGATGGGAACCAGGAAACTAGATCATATCGCTCCCTGTAAAATTTTAAATagaatttaaaatcctcctcctcacatatcGTGATCAGGATCTGCCATATCTCAAAGACATGATTATTCCTTATTATCCAAATTGACCACTCAGAAATTGGAAGGAAATGGAGGCCTgtttgtggttcccagagtctctaAGAGCTTTCAGTTACCAAGCTGCTCTTCTCTGGATCCAACTCCCTCTTTGGGTCCAGGAAACAGACACTAAAGTCAAACTTAAAGCTTTCCTCTTTAATAAAGCTTTATAGTTAGACCTGGTTCAAGTGAACTCTGAACCATTCACTTAGTTATGCTGCCATGGATCTAGAATGCTGGGGGAACAGCCATTATgcagctcgctctctctctctctctatcacctcctctctgttttctctcactCCCCCTAGAGTACGGGTCTACAACCTTTATGATGAAAGGAGCCATTTTTGTCCCCCCTtctcacaaataaaatcaattgcCTCGAtctcgattttttttttgcctcatgtGGATACGATATGGAGGCTCCACAGCCACACCTagcatcaacaaaaaaacaaacaaaaacaaacagctcaaAGACCACATGGAAAGAAACAATTCAGACCACTGAAGGATTTGTGCATTAGAGCTAATTAGAGTAATGTGAAGTTTACAATGTGGTGAGATAAGAGGTGCAATCAATGAACCGCATAATTTCCTAAATAATTTCTGCAAACAATCTACTAACCTAATGTTAGTGCTGATGCACTCAAGGACCCTCAATAAAAGCCAGTGGCTCAGGCTGATTCCTCATTCCCACAACCTGCTCCTTTACTGTGCAGACCAGCTGTGAGTCTCCAGGTGTTTTGTGTCTTGAATTACCGACCGGAATTGACTGTCACTGTCAGGATGGCACTTTCAGAGTGGACCAGTGTTTTCCTGGGAGAAGCCAACGGCGTCCTGGATGGAGACActtggaatttggagtttgatcCCTCTATTCGAGCCAACACTCCAGAGCCAGGATGGAAGGAATACGTCAGTAACACTAGTGCAAGGTCAGTGAACTGGACTTAAATTATCTAGACGATACAGACCGTCTATACAGTCTAATGTACAGCACATATGTAATTCTCTCTTAAAGCATAGACTAGAAAAGAATTAGATTATACAAgtgaatataaatgtgtatgatgaaaagagacagagattAAATAATGTAGTACACAATATTGAGACATGCCAGGCCTGTTAAAGAAACATACAGATATAATTTACACCAACACTACATGACATTACTTTTGCTGTGATTTAGAAAATAAGTGTCACTTGTCATCTTAAAGGTTTCAGTGCACCCAGTGTCAAAGGATGAAGGATGTAGAGAAGGCATCTGCAACAGAGAGTGAGCTGAGCTTTGTCAATCTTCAGCTTTAGGCTGTTCTTTGTAACAgcataaaacaaatgttcacatttgtccCAAATTTAATTTGGTGTGATGCTTCTTGAGCTAAGCTTTTTCTGTCCATGTACACTGTACTCTAAGCTTGAACCAAAGACTCTTGAGTGGCTCCACTTGTCCACATCGTGGTGCGATCCAAGGTGCAATCAGTTAACCGCATAATTTCATAATTTCTGCAGAGGTTAACCTAATGATCATGATCATTCAAGGACACTTGCACATTTCATTacttccacaaacacacaggcagatGCTTTTGACCGGATTCACAACTAACTATGTAAACAGTAGATCATGGCATAAGTGTTTTGTATCATTGTAGTATTGTTGTGAATATTGTTCATGAccaacttgtttta is a window from the Solea solea chromosome 9, fSolSol10.1, whole genome shotgun sequence genome containing:
- the LOC131465474 gene encoding 5-hydroxytryptamine receptor 3C-like isoform X1; protein product: MALSEWTSVFLGEAKGVLHGDTWNLEFDPSIRANTPEPGWKEYISNTSARHKKPKTDKHLMFNVMASKRLILISMMWFLMQAAPCSAFTVNCSEPNQPALLKALTPLFNLSSIRPVMNTSTSTNVNISFIIYGILGVDEKSQLLMTYLWLYHKWINEFISWDPIQCGSDNITLLKKNLWVPDIVIEQFMDDNEAPHVPYVYLYSNGLVWESRPARVVSSCNLDIYTFPFDIQNCTLTFNSYLHEKEDLDVSLETSVEHIMERSRHFMTTVGEWELLDIDAYKQRDNDYNEVRCHIRLRRRATLYVVNLLIPSIFLITIDLFSFLLPPQSVDRSSFKMTLILGYTVFLLIMNDLLPTTGHAVPLLNVFFSLCLALMVGSLLETIVITNLLCGSVKVSPVPHWIQVLVLQILGFLVFLPRKAKNSDMEQNVAVIKLDAVEGPPQEKGPVVEDRVVQELRSLATDVQALRLQVEQQQLDGSQSSEDWIQVGFIIDRLLFGIYILFISVSFITIIIIWHNSYSQ
- the LOC131465474 gene encoding 5-hydroxytryptamine receptor 3C-like isoform X2 codes for the protein MALSEWTSVFLGEAKGVLHGDTWNLEFDPSIRANTPEPGWKEYISNTSARHKKPKTDKHLMFNVMASKRLILISMMWFLMQAPCSAFTVNCSEPNQPALLKALTPLFNLSSIRPVMNTSTSTNVNISFIIYGILGVDEKSQLLMTYLWLYHKWINEFISWDPIQCGSDNITLLKKNLWVPDIVIEQFMDDNEAPHVPYVYLYSNGLVWESRPARVVSSCNLDIYTFPFDIQNCTLTFNSYLHEKEDLDVSLETSVEHIMERSRHFMTTVGEWELLDIDAYKQRDNDYNEVRCHIRLRRRATLYVVNLLIPSIFLITIDLFSFLLPPQSVDRSSFKMTLILGYTVFLLIMNDLLPTTGHAVPLLNVFFSLCLALMVGSLLETIVITNLLCGSVKVSPVPHWIQVLVLQILGFLVFLPRKAKNSDMEQNVAVIKLDAVEGPPQEKGPVVEDRVVQELRSLATDVQALRLQVEQQQLDGSQSSEDWIQVGFIIDRLLFGIYILFISVSFITIIIIWHNSYSQ